The window TATTGCAGCATTACTTCTTACTTGGGGTAGAACAACACATTCACGGTTTGCTATTCCTATCAATGTATTGGAAGATTTCTTTCTGCTCAATACAGAAAATAGTGACTTAGCAGCTCTACTGAACAAAGCAAAATTAATCATATGGGATGAAGCACCTTTGATGCATAAGCACGTTTTGAGGCTTTTGACAGAACAATGCGTGACATTATAGTATCTCCTAATAGATCATCTCCATTTGGTGGTAAACTTGTTGTCTTTGGTGGTGATTTTAGACAGATCCTACCTGTTATACAAAGAGGTACACGATCTGAAATTGTTCATGCATCACTTCATTCTTCTGATTTATGAAGACATTGTAAGGTCTTGAAGTTAACTAAAAACATGCGACTAAGGACGGATATGAATGATAGTGATCAACAACAAATTACGGATTTCGCTGACTGGATTTTAAAGATTGGTGTGGGCAAAATCAACGAGCCCAATGACGGTGAAGCAGATGTCGAATTTCCTATAGAAATGTTGTTAAAAATAGTTGGTAGTGCAATCAGCACTATTGTCAATTCAACATACCTAAAATTCTAGATCATTTAGGTAACGGTAATTTTTTCAGCTCAAAAGCTATTCTTGCTCCCACCAACGAAGAAGTTGATTCAATGAATGAACACATCTTATCTTCCATCGATGATGAGGAACGAGTCTTCTATAGCTCTGATAGCCTAACACCAGATGAAGAGAATGACACTTGGGCTCAACAAGTTTACTCACATGAAGTATTGAATGGACTTAAAGTACCTGGTGTACCTAACCATAAATTAACTCTGAAACGTGGTGTACCTATAATGTTACTT of the Rutidosis leptorrhynchoides isolate AG116_Rl617_1_P2 chromosome 5, CSIRO_AGI_Rlap_v1, whole genome shotgun sequence genome contains:
- the LOC139848448 gene encoding uncharacterized protein, which encodes MRLRTDMNDSDQQQITDFADWILKIGVGKINEPNDGEADVEFPIEISKAILAPTNEEVDSMNEHILSSIDDEERVFYSSDSLTPDEENDTWAQQVYSHEVLNGLKVPGVPNHKLTLKRGVPIMLLRNMDQSKGLCNGTRLLVERIGDHTIEARVITGHFFGNLAYISRMVIAPTDRKIAVKFQ